The following DNA comes from bacterium.
CGAGATTCCTGACAATCCATTCGACCATGAGTCTGTATTTATCGGAATCCGGATTGCAGTATTCATCGACATTTTCCATGTCGTACCCCTCAATGGAGCGGATTGCTTTTCGAGCCGCGAGTTCGTTGGTGCTTCTGGTCGTACGGTTGAACCTGCAGGGAAACATGAGCGGCGGGCAGGCGACACGGATGTGAATCTCTTTTGCCCCGGCATCCCAGAGCTTCTTAATGGTATAGTTTTTGAGCTGGGTTCCCCGAACGATCGAATCCTCGCAGATCGCGATCCGGTTATTCTCGATTATCTCACGGATGGGGATCAGCTTCATCCGGGCTATGAGGTCACGGGTATCCTGTGACGGCGGAACATAGCTGCGGCCATATCCGGCTGTATATTTGACGAGCGGGCGGCGCAGCGGTTTTTTCGACTCCATGGCATATCCGATCGCATGTCCCATGCCCGAATCGGGAACACCCGCGACAAGATCGATGTCAATGTCGCAGTCACGTTGCGCAAGGCACCGGCCGCATCGCTCCCTCACAGTCTCGGTATTGATCCCCTCGTAAGTCGATGCGGGAAATCCGGTGTATATCCAGAGAAACGCGCAGATTTTCGTTTCCTTTTTCCCGCGTCGTTTCTGGATGACGCCGTTCTCATTGATAAGGCATATCTCTCCGGGTCCGAGATACTTGATGATCTCGAATCCCATGGTTGGGAAAGCGCTTGTCTCTGTCGCGACCGCATAGGCGTCATGACGCTGTCCCAGAACAAGCGGGGTATAGCCAAGCCGGTCACGAACCGCATATACTCCTTCGTGATTGAGAATCAGCAGCGAACATGAGCCCTCGATAACGGAGAACATACGTTCGATACCGTTGATCAGATTTTTACCCTGGGTGATGAGCTTTGCGACCAGTTCGGTCATGT
Coding sequences within:
- a CDS encoding amidophosphoribosyltransferase — translated: MSGIFGVVSKDSCAEPLFYGTDYHSHLGTAYGGLAVLGDTFERQIHDLSQSQFKSKFFEDIGRLKGNKGIGVVSDFDEQPIFINSKFGPFCIVTAGLIENSDELADKLFRKGISFSEVSHGRINMTELVAKLITQGKNLINGIERMFSVIEGSCSLLILNHEGVYAVRDRLGYTPLVLGQRHDAYAVATETSAFPTMGFEIIKYLGPGEICLINENGVIQKRRGKKETKICAFLWIYTGFPASTYEGINTETVRERCGRCLAQRDCDIDIDLVAGVPDSGMGHAIGYAMESKKPLRRPLVKYTAGYGRSYVPPSQDTRDLIARMKLIPIREIIENNRIAICEDSIVRGTQLKNYTIKKLWDAGAKEIHIRVACPPLMFPCRFNRTTRSTNELAARKAIRSIEGYDMENVDEYCNPDSDKYRLMVEWIVRNLEVTTLRYLTVDDIVSAIGLPREKLCLFCWTGKTA